Proteins found in one Populus alba chromosome 14, ASM523922v2, whole genome shotgun sequence genomic segment:
- the LOC118037292 gene encoding growth-regulating factor 1, translating into MDFGVLGLEGLVGPETSSEAPSNVSPPETKPKILGSVLSKRERSASSAQDDYWRTSKMPKNDDFSVTKTMSLHQPTSLLRSNYTLSDDSRQQEHMMSFSSPRPETTPFLSKDGGLVERSTQNYTALSFPYHQNTASSYIRSAGYDTGGLNAGMHGPFTGVRGPFTPSQWMELEHQALIYKYITARVPVPSNLIIPLKKSVYPYGLPGSSTGSFPHNSLGWSAFHLGYPGNNTDLEPGRCRRTDGKKWRCSRDAVADQKYCERHINRGRHRSRKPVEGQTGHAATGTASSKVVPMSNSMSKLVITNGGASKSIAMTTQQQFKILQPTAANTSADVDVNRAQDSQSISMVSSTINRKSDESSFSVPEQDILMEQCSQTEFGFVSSDSLLNPSQKSSYINSKPYESFLNFNDEESQDQHPLRQFIDEWPKDQSNCSVISWPEELKSDWTQLSMSIPMAASDFSSSSSSPTQEKLALSPLSLSCEFDPVQMGLRVSIDHNESSQKQTNWIPISWGTSIGGPLGEVLTTSTSHADSCKSSSALSLLREGCNGSPQLGSSPTGVLQKSTFCSLSNSSSGSSPRAESKKNNDTASLYEDMSGSIIASSSPIPSL; encoded by the exons ATGGACTTTGGGGTTCTTGGTTTGGAGGGTCTTGTGGGTCCTGAAACTAGTAGTGAAGCTCCTTCTAATGTCTCACCTCCTGAGACCAAACCAAAGATTCTTGGATCTGTGTTAAGTAAGCGAGAAAGATCAGCTTCGTCTGCTCAAGATGATTACTGGAGGACTTCAAAGATGccaaaaaatgatgatttttctgtCACCAAAACAATGTCATTGCACCAACCCACTTCTTTACTGAGATCTAATTATACGCTTTCTGATGATTCTCGCCAACAAGAGCACATGATGAGCTTCTCTTCTCCAAGACCAGAAACGACTCCATTTCTAAGCAAAGATGGTGGGTTAGTGGAGAGAAGCACACAAAACTACACTGCCTTAAGCTTTCCTTACCATCAGAACACAGCGTCTTCTTATATTAGAAGTGCAG GTTATGACACCGGAGGCTTGAATGCAGGCATGCACGGGCCTTTTACTGGGGTTAGAGGACCATTTACTCCATCTCAGTGGATGGAGCTTGAACATCAGGCCTTGATCTACAAATACATCACTGCTCGTGTGCCTGTGCcttctaatttgatcattcctcTCAAGAAGTCTGTCTACCCTTATGGCTTACCTGGCTCGTCTACTGGATCCTTCCCTCACAATTCAT TGGGATGGAGCGCTTTCCATCTTGGTTACCCTGGCAACAACACTGATCTGGAGCCTGGAAGGTGTCGTCGGACTGATGGGAAGAAATGGCGGTGCTCAAGGGATGCTGTAGCTGACCAAAAATATTGTGAAAGGCACATTAACAGAGGCCGCCATCGTTCAAGAAAGCCTGTGGAAGGCCAGACTGGCCATGCTGCCACTGGGACTGCCAGTTCAAAGGTGGTGCCAATGTCTAACTCGATGTCAAAATTGGTTATAACCAATGGCGGTGCCTCCAAAAGCATTGCGATGACCACGCAACAACAGTTCAAAATTTTGCAGCCGACTGCTGCCAACACTTCTGCAGATGTTGATGTCAACAG AGCACAAGATTCACAGAGCATTTCTATGGTGTCTTCCACCATCAACCGGAAATCTGATGAGTCCTCTTTCTCTGTTCCTGAACAAGATATCTTAATGGAGCAGTGCTCTCAAACAGAGTTTGGATTTGTTTCCTCTGATTCTCTCCTCAACCCATCGCAGAAGAGCTCTTACATTAACTCTAAACCCTACGAGTCTTTTCTAAACTTTAATGACGAAGAAAGCCAAGATCAGCATCCCCTTCGTCAATTTATCGATGAGTGGCCGAAGGATCAATCTAATTGTTCTGTCATTAGCTGGCCAGAAGAGTTGAAATCTGACTGGACCCAGCTCTCCATGTCAATCCCAATGGCCGCATCAGatttctcatcatcatcatcctcacCCACACAAGAGAAACTTGCCCTCTCACCATTGAGTTTATCTTGCGAGTTTGACCCTGTACAAATGGGTTTAAGGGTGAGCATTGACCATAATGAATCAAGCCAAAAGCAAACCAACTGGATACCTATCTCTTGGGGAACTTCAATTGGTGGCCCTTTAGGGGAGGTCTTGACCACCAGCACTAGCCATGCGGATTCCTGCAAGAGCTCATCAGCCCTTAGCCTTTTGAGAGAAGGTTGCAATGGCAGCCCACAGTTGGGATCTTCTCCGACGGGAGTCTTGCAGAAATCAACTTTCTGTTCCCTTTCCAATAGCAGTTCTGGGAGCAGCCCAAGAGCTGAGAGCAAGAAAAACAATGACACTGCTAGTCTGTATGAGGACATGAGTGGTTCGATAATTGCAAGTTCATCACCTATTCCATCCCTGTAA